One Endozoicomonas gorgoniicola DNA window includes the following coding sequences:
- a CDS encoding TRAP transporter permease translates to MEVNTSKEALREAQKIARQSDQGARSPVGLTGRLILAVTLCWSLFQLWYASPLPFIFKAGIFNDTQARAIHLSFAVFLAFMAFPARRKSYRNHIPFYDWIMALLASFSSAYLYLFSTELAYRSGAPTTMDLFIAASGITLLLEATRRALGPPLMVVALVFITYAFAGPYMPDVIAHKGASFNKAMSHFWITTEGVFGVALGVSTNFVFMFVLFGALLERAGAGNYFIQVAFSLLGHMRGGPAKAAVVSSGLSGVVSGSSIANVVTTGTFTIPLMKRVGFPPHKAGAIEVAASTNGQLTPPIMGAAAFLMVEYVGISYLEVIKAALLPAIISYIALFYIVHLEAVKAGMEGLPRRHTRTKLQALLSFTGTFAGLCIMGAAVYYSIGWTRSYMGDYAQYIIGSALLMSYVGLVKLASLQPDLPEDTEATLSHTPEPGPTLKRGLYYLLPIVVLLWCLTVERFSPGLSAFWSTLVMIVITLTHKPLLSLFRKQPDVSEIRQGWFDMLNGLLGGARNMIGIGVATATAGIVVGAVTLTGIGLVMTEFVEWISGGNIILMLVFTAVICLVLGMGLPTTANYIVVSTLMTPVIVTLGAQSGLIVPLIAVHLFVFYFGILADDTPPVGLAAFAAAAIARSDPIRTGIQGFTYDIRTAVLPFMFIFNTELLLIGVTSWLQLVLVVSGALVAMLVFATATQGYWLTKTRWYETIGLLLIAFTLFRPGFWWDQIYDPYETFEGEQIIAGLEKAPLDDEIRLWVSGENLDGRMVSKLSILPTGSETGAEQQLSFMGLQTYQSDGELKVDMIRFDSPAESAGIDFDWSLNRLEIPVERPPRELIWIPALLLLGLIFLGQRRRSQLAKPVAVS, encoded by the coding sequence ATGGAAGTCAACACGTCAAAAGAGGCGCTCAGGGAAGCACAGAAAATAGCCCGGCAGTCTGATCAGGGAGCACGTAGCCCGGTCGGTCTTACTGGTCGGCTAATCCTTGCTGTTACACTCTGCTGGTCTCTGTTTCAACTCTGGTATGCATCACCACTGCCTTTTATTTTCAAAGCCGGTATTTTCAATGACACTCAGGCGCGTGCCATTCATTTGAGCTTTGCCGTTTTTCTTGCCTTTATGGCATTCCCTGCACGTCGTAAGTCGTATAGGAATCACATACCTTTTTACGACTGGATCATGGCGCTACTGGCCAGTTTCAGTTCGGCCTATCTGTATCTGTTCAGCACCGAGCTGGCTTATCGCTCCGGCGCACCAACAACCATGGATCTGTTTATCGCAGCTTCCGGCATTACTCTGCTACTGGAAGCCACCCGTCGTGCGTTAGGACCACCGTTGATGGTGGTCGCCCTGGTGTTTATTACCTATGCCTTTGCCGGCCCCTATATGCCGGACGTTATAGCCCATAAAGGCGCCAGTTTTAATAAAGCCATGTCCCACTTCTGGATCACCACTGAAGGGGTGTTCGGAGTTGCGCTGGGGGTATCCACTAACTTTGTCTTTATGTTTGTACTGTTTGGCGCACTGCTGGAAAGAGCCGGTGCCGGAAACTACTTCATTCAGGTAGCTTTCTCTCTGCTGGGCCACATGCGCGGGGGTCCTGCCAAGGCGGCAGTGGTGTCTTCTGGCCTGAGTGGTGTGGTGTCTGGTTCATCCATTGCTAACGTTGTCACCACCGGAACCTTTACCATTCCATTGATGAAACGGGTGGGCTTCCCTCCTCATAAAGCCGGGGCCATAGAAGTCGCCGCCTCCACCAATGGTCAGCTGACTCCACCCATTATGGGGGCTGCTGCCTTTCTCATGGTGGAGTATGTCGGAATTTCCTATCTGGAAGTAATCAAGGCGGCATTGCTGCCCGCCATTATCTCCTACATTGCCCTGTTCTATATCGTTCACCTTGAAGCGGTTAAAGCCGGAATGGAAGGTTTGCCACGCAGGCACACCCGCACCAAACTACAGGCATTGCTGTCGTTTACCGGAACCTTTGCCGGGCTTTGCATTATGGGGGCTGCCGTCTATTACAGTATTGGCTGGACCCGAAGCTATATGGGCGACTATGCCCAGTACATTATTGGTAGTGCCTTGCTGATGAGCTACGTGGGTCTTGTGAAGCTTGCCTCGCTGCAACCGGACCTGCCTGAAGATACTGAAGCCACGCTCAGCCATACGCCCGAGCCCGGCCCGACACTGAAACGCGGTCTTTATTATTTATTGCCCATTGTCGTACTGCTCTGGTGCCTGACTGTTGAACGCTTCTCTCCGGGACTGTCTGCATTCTGGTCAACCCTGGTCATGATTGTGATCACCCTGACCCATAAACCCCTGCTCTCCCTATTTCGTAAACAACCTGACGTCAGTGAAATCAGGCAAGGCTGGTTCGATATGCTCAATGGCCTGTTAGGTGGCGCACGCAATATGATTGGCATCGGTGTCGCCACCGCTACCGCCGGTATTGTTGTGGGTGCCGTTACCCTGACGGGTATCGGGCTGGTGATGACCGAGTTTGTGGAATGGATTTCCGGCGGCAATATCATCCTTATGCTGGTGTTCACTGCGGTGATTTGTCTGGTGCTGGGCATGGGACTGCCAACCACCGCCAACTACATTGTTGTTTCGACCCTGATGACACCGGTCATTGTTACCCTGGGAGCCCAGTCCGGACTGATCGTCCCACTGATCGCCGTACACCTGTTTGTCTTCTACTTTGGCATTCTGGCGGATGATACGCCTCCGGTAGGGCTGGCTGCGTTTGCTGCCGCAGCGATCGCCCGTTCCGACCCGATCCGGACCGGTATTCAGGGTTTCACCTACGATATCCGTACCGCAGTTCTGCCGTTTATGTTTATCTTTAACACCGAACTGTTACTGATTGGTGTGACTAGCTGGCTGCAACTGGTTCTGGTGGTATCAGGCGCCCTGGTTGCCATGCTGGTTTTTGCGACGGCTACCCAGGGTTACTGGCTAACCAAAACCCGCTGGTATGAGACCATTGGTTTATTGTTGATCGCCTTTACCCTGTTCCGTCCCGGTTTCTGGTGGGATCAGATTTATGATCCTTATGAAACCTTTGAAGGTGAGCAGATTATTGCCGGGCTGGAGAAAGCACCACTGGATGACGAAATCCGACTCTGGGTGTCCGGAGAAAATCTCGATGGCAGAATGGTCAGCAAACTCAGTATTCTACCCACGGGTTCTGAAACAGGTGCGGAGCAACAACTCAGCTTTATGGGCCTGCAAACTTATCAGTCTGACGGCGAACTCAAGGTGGATATGATCCGCTTTGACAGCCCGGCAGAATCCGCCGGTATTGATTTTGACTGGAGCCTTAATCGTCTGGAAATTCCGGTGGAACGACCACCCAGAGAATTGATCTGGATTCCGGCCCTGTTGCTGCTTGGGTTGATTTTTCTAGGGCAGCGTCGACGTAGTCAACTGGCCAAGCCGGTTGCAGTTAGCTAA